In a single window of the Antennarius striatus isolate MH-2024 chromosome 3, ASM4005453v1, whole genome shotgun sequence genome:
- the kank1a gene encoding KN motif and ankyrin repeat domain-containing protein 1a isoform X2 encodes METRLRLEQERLLMQPHSEPGMPHRRLASFGGIGSSSSSSYSGSVAPSQISPSTHQPLLINGHLPNGEYNTYYPPSVGSSIRHSPMSSGMATPVTNVSPLHLQQIREQMVVALKRLKELEEQVKTIPILQVKIAVLQEEKRQLAAQSKNQGAFGFRKRSYSVGSADQMENPGPIQKVTELHIMEPEAQKQSAERLEEFRRLAAEVQALEKTTQENNIAETQPRKHMDNQAHHKSIGVVTDENMNNLPAIQKWRNDCCFQDVGVSTERQEMSSTAVGVTEAMLGMTSEAEKEIELQHQTIEALKEKIYRLEVQLKETTYEMEMGKLKLELQVAGGSNKKKADKGLLARPEMYSVSVEAKVQTHSQGVGNHLEFSHANVAKTPQSHTVGVSCQPNVHSVSVGPEIPMDHWIVHERVEVNDKCVGRWVETCHQKVGMELNVCEVGVNTEESVGTLVFCKPMTELSKESRSVGCGDCSVDVIVSPIKTLVSQGTNPDVVVTVDSSVMAVSESTTQQTNTEIEVDNKSTNTKTTVLTDSFTDMDLITSDKYTNTTVTEMRTVAAGEGLVKDILSTGKMRSIAVGTTTDGESFLGKSGSTKTKECGVGPVNIHENFLVGLKTRNIACGSSQQTEASTSSGKEPAVPLQAKAQSGVGLDNYIERVQKLLQEQQMLLAENYSELADAFGQPQSQFGSINNQLVSTLSSINTVMKYGSAEDILKLQSDSVNLNKEGRQPLSSHSLSVWTERPLTDKTPGRPPADQPASTPAQQQISAAEQKSRMDLQMSTALHGQPCSQSTLKSIMKKKDGRPDANGTKKNLQFVGVNGGYETTSSDDSSSEESSSSGSEEEEEDEKEYGDKEVCKNVESLHTSKQFQPEGAEDVDKKDGEESSEKEEMRERYELSEKMLAACNVLKNHLGDPKAVGSKDMRACLNTVQNEWFRVSSQKTALAAMVGDYLDSFVVVSTAVLRHIVNMADGNGNTALHYSVSHSNFQVVKKLLDADVCNVNQQNKAGYTPIMLAALAAVETPKDMHIVEELFSKGDVNARASQAGQTGLMLAVSHGRMDMVQALLAHGADVNIQDDEGSTALMCASEHGHVEIVKLLLAQPGCDATLSDSDESNALSISLEAGHKDIAVLLYAHVNFSKAQSPGTPRLGRKTSPSPTRKGMFD; translated from the exons ATGGAAACACGCCTCCGCCTCGAACAGGAGCGACTGCTCATGCAGCCGCACAGCGAGCCCGGGATGCCTCACCGTCGCCTCGCCAGCTTTGGCGGTATCGGCTCGAGTAGCTCGTCGTCTTACTCGGGCTCTGTGGCGCCAAGTCAGATTTCCCCCAGCACCCATCAGCCTTTGCTAATCAACGGTCACCTCCCCAATGGAGAGTATAACACTTACTACCCACCGTCAGTTGGCAGTTCCATCCGCCACAGCCCCATGAGTTCTGGCATGGCCACACCTGTGACAAATGTCAGTCCCTTACATCTTCAACAAATTCGGGAGCAGATGGTTGTTGCCCTGAAGAGGctgaaagagctggaggagcaAGTAAAAACTATTCCCATTTTACAGGTTAAGATTGCTGTTcttcaggaagaaaaaagacaattgGCTGCTCAGTCAAAAAATCAAGGTGCTTTTGGCTTCCGCAAGCGGTCTTATAGCGTAGGCAGTGCTGACCAAATGGAAAACCCAGGACCCATTCAAAAAGTAACAGAGCTGCATATCATGGAACCTGAAGCCCAGAAGCAAAGTGCTGAGCGCCTGGAGGAGTTCCGACGTCTCGCTGCAGAAGTTCAAGCTCTTGAGAAAACGACCCAGGAAAATAATATAGCTGAAACTCAACCTCGGAAACACATGGACAATCAGGCCCACCATAAGTCTATTGGTGTAGTGActgatgaaaacatgaacaaCCTTCCTGCCATTCAAAAGTGGCGAAATGACTGCTGTTTCCAAGATGTGGGGGTGTCAACGGAACGTCAGGAAATGTCCAGCACTGCCGTTGGTGTGACTGAAGCCATGCTGGGCATGACCAGTGAAGCTGAGAAAGAGATTGAGCTCCAGCACCAGACCATTGAAGCACTAAAGGAAAAGATCTACCGCTTGGAGGTGCAGCTGAAAGAAACAACTTATGAAATGGAAATGGGAAAGCTAAAACTGGAGCTCCAAGTGGCCGGTGGgtcaaataagaaaaaagcagacaaaggTTTATTGGCCAGGCCTGAAATGTACAGTGTCTCTGTAGAGGCCAAAGTGCAGACACACAGCCAAGGAGTAGGCAATCATTTGGAATTCAGCCATGCTAATGTAGCCAAAACGCCACAAAGCCACACAGTTGGAGTGTCCTGTCAACCCAACGTACACAGTGTTTCCGTAGGCCCAGAAATCCCAATGGACCATTGGATTGTACACGAGCGTGTGGAAGTAAATGACAAGTGTGTCGGTAGATGGGTGGAAACATGCCACCAGAAGGTAGGCATGGAATTGAATGTTTGCGAGGTTGGCGTTAACACTGAGGAATCCGTAGGCACTTTGGTATTCTGCAAGCCCATGACTGAGCTAAGCAAAGAGTCCCGATCAGTTGGCTGCGGGGATTGTTCAGTGGATGTAATCGTCAGTCCTATCAAGACACTGGTGTCACAGGGAACTAACCCAGACGTTGTCGTCACAGTGGACTCCAGTGTAATGGCTGTTTCTGAGTCCACAACTCAACAGACAAATACTGAAATAGAAGTTGACAACAAATCCACCAACACTAAAACTACTGTTCTAACTGACTCTTTCACTGATATGGACTTGATCACCAGTGACAAGTACACCAACACAACTGTGACTGAAATGAGGACTGTCGCTGCTGGGGAAGGACTTGTTAAAGATATTCTCTCCACAGGAAAGATGCGTTCGATAGCTGTTGGAACCACCACAGATGGGGAGTCTTTCCTTGGAAAATCAGGCTCTACTAAAACCAAAGAATGTGGGGTGGGACCAGTTAATATCCACGAGAACTTCTTGGTTGGATTAAAAACTAGGAATATAGCTTGTGGCTCCTCCCAGCAAACCGAAGCATCTACAAGCAGTGGCAAAGAACCAGCAGTGCCACTGCAAGCTAAGGCCCAAAGTGGTGTCGGACTTGACAATTACATTGAGCGGGTGCAAAAACTCCTACAGGAGCAGCAAATGTTGCTGGCAGAAAACTACAGCGAGCTTGCAGATGCTTTTGGTCAACCCCAGTCTCAGTTTGGATCCATCAACAATCAGCTGGTCAGCACGCTCTCGTCCATCAACACAGTCATGAAGTACGGAAGTGCTGAGGACATCCTCAAACTGCAGTCGGACTCTGTGAACTTAAACAAAG AGGGCCGTCAGCCACTGAGCAGCCATTCACTGTCTGTTTGGACAGAGCGGCCCCTGACTGACAAGACTCCCGGCCGACCTCCTGCAGATCAGCCTGCCAGCACGCCTGCGCAGCAGCAGATCAGTGCAGCTGAGCAGAAGAGCCGCATGGACCTGCAGATGTCTACAGCGCTGCATG GGCAGCCTTGCAGCCAGAGTACCCTGAAATCcatcatgaagaagaaagatggCCGACCTGACGCTAACGGCACCAAGAAGAACCTGCAGTTTGTCGGTGTGAATGGAGG GTATGAGACTACGTCAAGTGATGATTCCAGTTCAGAGGAGAGCAGCTCCTCTggttcagaggaagaggaagaggatgagaaggaaTATGGAGATAAAGAGGTCTGTAAAAATGTGGAGAGCTTGCACACCAGTAAGCAGTTCcagccagagggagctgaggatGTGGATAAGAAGGACGGAGAGGAAAGTTcagagaaggaggagatgagagagag ATATGAGCTAAGCGAGAAGATGTTGGCTGCGTGCAACGTTCTCAAAAATCACCTTGGCGACCCGAAGGCTGTCGGCAGTAAAGACATG AGAGCCTGTCTAAACACGGTGCAGAATGAGTGGTTTCGGGTGTCCAGCCAGAAGACTGCGCTGGCGGCCATGGTGGGCGACTACCTGGACTCATTTGTGGTCGTCTCCACGGCGGTGCTGCGCCATATCGTTAACATGGCCGACGGCAACGGCAACACGGCATTGCACTACAGCGTTTCACACTCCAACTTTCAAGTGGTGAAAAAGTTGCTGGACGCAG atgtgTGTAATGTGAACCAGCAGAATAAGGCAGGATACACACCCATTATGCTGGCAGCACTGGCCGCAGTAGAGACACCCAAGGACATGCATATTGTGGAGGAGCTCTTCAGCAAGGGTGACGTCAACGCTCGAGCCAGCCAG GCCGGCCAGACGGGGCTGATGCTGGCGGTCAGTCATGGCAGGATGGATATGGTTCAGGCTCTGCTGGCTCACGGCGCCGACGTCAACATCCAGGACGATGAGGGCTCCACGGCGCTGATGTGCGCCAGTGAACACGGACACGTGGAGATCGTCAAACTGCTGCTGGCTCAGCCCGGCTGTGACGCTACCCTGAGTGACAGT
- the kank1a gene encoding KN motif and ankyrin repeat domain-containing protein 1a isoform X1, which yields MAQTMHVNGNGPEKGQRCPSTEDEKDSADPYYVETPYGYQLDLDFLKYVNDIERGNTIKKLSIQRKPKGAKPLSVPRGSTGRGNTRVEWTSTDSLSSSNSDEKRSPVFNSRLQIASPLTPTLSRATYDVPQQQSCLNITEHKPLLPPPSPRFAPRHNPQVERTLMETRLRLEQERLLMQPHSEPGMPHRRLASFGGIGSSSSSSYSGSVAPSQISPSTHQPLLINGHLPNGEYNTYYPPSVGSSIRHSPMSSGMATPVTNVSPLHLQQIREQMVVALKRLKELEEQVKTIPILQVKIAVLQEEKRQLAAQSKNQGAFGFRKRSYSVGSADQMENPGPIQKVTELHIMEPEAQKQSAERLEEFRRLAAEVQALEKTTQENNIAETQPRKHMDNQAHHKSIGVVTDENMNNLPAIQKWRNDCCFQDVGVSTERQEMSSTAVGVTEAMLGMTSEAEKEIELQHQTIEALKEKIYRLEVQLKETTYEMEMGKLKLELQVAGGSNKKKADKGLLARPEMYSVSVEAKVQTHSQGVGNHLEFSHANVAKTPQSHTVGVSCQPNVHSVSVGPEIPMDHWIVHERVEVNDKCVGRWVETCHQKVGMELNVCEVGVNTEESVGTLVFCKPMTELSKESRSVGCGDCSVDVIVSPIKTLVSQGTNPDVVVTVDSSVMAVSESTTQQTNTEIEVDNKSTNTKTTVLTDSFTDMDLITSDKYTNTTVTEMRTVAAGEGLVKDILSTGKMRSIAVGTTTDGESFLGKSGSTKTKECGVGPVNIHENFLVGLKTRNIACGSSQQTEASTSSGKEPAVPLQAKAQSGVGLDNYIERVQKLLQEQQMLLAENYSELADAFGQPQSQFGSINNQLVSTLSSINTVMKYGSAEDILKLQSDSVNLNKEGRQPLSSHSLSVWTERPLTDKTPGRPPADQPASTPAQQQISAAEQKSRMDLQMSTALHGQPCSQSTLKSIMKKKDGRPDANGTKKNLQFVGVNGGYETTSSDDSSSEESSSSGSEEEEEDEKEYGDKEVCKNVESLHTSKQFQPEGAEDVDKKDGEESSEKEEMRERYELSEKMLAACNVLKNHLGDPKAVGSKDMRACLNTVQNEWFRVSSQKTALAAMVGDYLDSFVVVSTAVLRHIVNMADGNGNTALHYSVSHSNFQVVKKLLDADVCNVNQQNKAGYTPIMLAALAAVETPKDMHIVEELFSKGDVNARASQAGQTGLMLAVSHGRMDMVQALLAHGADVNIQDDEGSTALMCASEHGHVEIVKLLLAQPGCDATLSDSDESNALSISLEAGHKDIAVLLYAHVNFSKAQSPGTPRLGRKTSPSPTRKGMFD from the exons ATGGCTCAAACCATGCACGTGAATGGCAACGGCCCAG AAAAAGGACAGCGATGCCCCAGTACAGAGGACGAGAAGGATTCTGCAGACCCGTACTATGTTGAAACACCGTATGGTTATCAGCTAGACCTTGACTTCCTCAAATATGTCAACGACATTGAAAGAGGCAACACCATTAAGAAGCTGAGTATCCAGAGGAAGCCCAAAGGGGCCAAACCCTTGTCAGTGCCTCGGGGAAGCACTGGCAGGGGCAACACTCGAGTTGAATGGACCTCCACAGACTCCCTTTCCTCCTCCAACAGCGACGAGAAGCGGTCACCAGTCTTCAACTCCAGGCTCCAGATTGCTTCGCCACTGACCCCCACCCTCTCTAGGGCAACCTATGACGTTCCCCAACAGCAATCGTGTTTGAACATCACTGAGCATAAACCGCTTCTGCCTCCTCCATCGCCCAGGTTTGCCCCGCGTCATAACCCCCAAGTAGAGAGAACCCTCATGGAAACACGCCTCCGCCTCGAACAGGAGCGACTGCTCATGCAGCCGCACAGCGAGCCCGGGATGCCTCACCGTCGCCTCGCCAGCTTTGGCGGTATCGGCTCGAGTAGCTCGTCGTCTTACTCGGGCTCTGTGGCGCCAAGTCAGATTTCCCCCAGCACCCATCAGCCTTTGCTAATCAACGGTCACCTCCCCAATGGAGAGTATAACACTTACTACCCACCGTCAGTTGGCAGTTCCATCCGCCACAGCCCCATGAGTTCTGGCATGGCCACACCTGTGACAAATGTCAGTCCCTTACATCTTCAACAAATTCGGGAGCAGATGGTTGTTGCCCTGAAGAGGctgaaagagctggaggagcaAGTAAAAACTATTCCCATTTTACAGGTTAAGATTGCTGTTcttcaggaagaaaaaagacaattgGCTGCTCAGTCAAAAAATCAAGGTGCTTTTGGCTTCCGCAAGCGGTCTTATAGCGTAGGCAGTGCTGACCAAATGGAAAACCCAGGACCCATTCAAAAAGTAACAGAGCTGCATATCATGGAACCTGAAGCCCAGAAGCAAAGTGCTGAGCGCCTGGAGGAGTTCCGACGTCTCGCTGCAGAAGTTCAAGCTCTTGAGAAAACGACCCAGGAAAATAATATAGCTGAAACTCAACCTCGGAAACACATGGACAATCAGGCCCACCATAAGTCTATTGGTGTAGTGActgatgaaaacatgaacaaCCTTCCTGCCATTCAAAAGTGGCGAAATGACTGCTGTTTCCAAGATGTGGGGGTGTCAACGGAACGTCAGGAAATGTCCAGCACTGCCGTTGGTGTGACTGAAGCCATGCTGGGCATGACCAGTGAAGCTGAGAAAGAGATTGAGCTCCAGCACCAGACCATTGAAGCACTAAAGGAAAAGATCTACCGCTTGGAGGTGCAGCTGAAAGAAACAACTTATGAAATGGAAATGGGAAAGCTAAAACTGGAGCTCCAAGTGGCCGGTGGgtcaaataagaaaaaagcagacaaaggTTTATTGGCCAGGCCTGAAATGTACAGTGTCTCTGTAGAGGCCAAAGTGCAGACACACAGCCAAGGAGTAGGCAATCATTTGGAATTCAGCCATGCTAATGTAGCCAAAACGCCACAAAGCCACACAGTTGGAGTGTCCTGTCAACCCAACGTACACAGTGTTTCCGTAGGCCCAGAAATCCCAATGGACCATTGGATTGTACACGAGCGTGTGGAAGTAAATGACAAGTGTGTCGGTAGATGGGTGGAAACATGCCACCAGAAGGTAGGCATGGAATTGAATGTTTGCGAGGTTGGCGTTAACACTGAGGAATCCGTAGGCACTTTGGTATTCTGCAAGCCCATGACTGAGCTAAGCAAAGAGTCCCGATCAGTTGGCTGCGGGGATTGTTCAGTGGATGTAATCGTCAGTCCTATCAAGACACTGGTGTCACAGGGAACTAACCCAGACGTTGTCGTCACAGTGGACTCCAGTGTAATGGCTGTTTCTGAGTCCACAACTCAACAGACAAATACTGAAATAGAAGTTGACAACAAATCCACCAACACTAAAACTACTGTTCTAACTGACTCTTTCACTGATATGGACTTGATCACCAGTGACAAGTACACCAACACAACTGTGACTGAAATGAGGACTGTCGCTGCTGGGGAAGGACTTGTTAAAGATATTCTCTCCACAGGAAAGATGCGTTCGATAGCTGTTGGAACCACCACAGATGGGGAGTCTTTCCTTGGAAAATCAGGCTCTACTAAAACCAAAGAATGTGGGGTGGGACCAGTTAATATCCACGAGAACTTCTTGGTTGGATTAAAAACTAGGAATATAGCTTGTGGCTCCTCCCAGCAAACCGAAGCATCTACAAGCAGTGGCAAAGAACCAGCAGTGCCACTGCAAGCTAAGGCCCAAAGTGGTGTCGGACTTGACAATTACATTGAGCGGGTGCAAAAACTCCTACAGGAGCAGCAAATGTTGCTGGCAGAAAACTACAGCGAGCTTGCAGATGCTTTTGGTCAACCCCAGTCTCAGTTTGGATCCATCAACAATCAGCTGGTCAGCACGCTCTCGTCCATCAACACAGTCATGAAGTACGGAAGTGCTGAGGACATCCTCAAACTGCAGTCGGACTCTGTGAACTTAAACAAAG AGGGCCGTCAGCCACTGAGCAGCCATTCACTGTCTGTTTGGACAGAGCGGCCCCTGACTGACAAGACTCCCGGCCGACCTCCTGCAGATCAGCCTGCCAGCACGCCTGCGCAGCAGCAGATCAGTGCAGCTGAGCAGAAGAGCCGCATGGACCTGCAGATGTCTACAGCGCTGCATG GGCAGCCTTGCAGCCAGAGTACCCTGAAATCcatcatgaagaagaaagatggCCGACCTGACGCTAACGGCACCAAGAAGAACCTGCAGTTTGTCGGTGTGAATGGAGG GTATGAGACTACGTCAAGTGATGATTCCAGTTCAGAGGAGAGCAGCTCCTCTggttcagaggaagaggaagaggatgagaaggaaTATGGAGATAAAGAGGTCTGTAAAAATGTGGAGAGCTTGCACACCAGTAAGCAGTTCcagccagagggagctgaggatGTGGATAAGAAGGACGGAGAGGAAAGTTcagagaaggaggagatgagagagag ATATGAGCTAAGCGAGAAGATGTTGGCTGCGTGCAACGTTCTCAAAAATCACCTTGGCGACCCGAAGGCTGTCGGCAGTAAAGACATG AGAGCCTGTCTAAACACGGTGCAGAATGAGTGGTTTCGGGTGTCCAGCCAGAAGACTGCGCTGGCGGCCATGGTGGGCGACTACCTGGACTCATTTGTGGTCGTCTCCACGGCGGTGCTGCGCCATATCGTTAACATGGCCGACGGCAACGGCAACACGGCATTGCACTACAGCGTTTCACACTCCAACTTTCAAGTGGTGAAAAAGTTGCTGGACGCAG atgtgTGTAATGTGAACCAGCAGAATAAGGCAGGATACACACCCATTATGCTGGCAGCACTGGCCGCAGTAGAGACACCCAAGGACATGCATATTGTGGAGGAGCTCTTCAGCAAGGGTGACGTCAACGCTCGAGCCAGCCAG GCCGGCCAGACGGGGCTGATGCTGGCGGTCAGTCATGGCAGGATGGATATGGTTCAGGCTCTGCTGGCTCACGGCGCCGACGTCAACATCCAGGACGATGAGGGCTCCACGGCGCTGATGTGCGCCAGTGAACACGGACACGTGGAGATCGTCAAACTGCTGCTGGCTCAGCCCGGCTGTGACGCTACCCTGAGTGACAGT